The Terriglobales bacterium genome contains a region encoding:
- a CDS encoding RNA polymerase sigma factor encodes MAAAMEHPVAMPAVAELEDIFRAHQTRVLKAAYRITGSLADAEDVAQSVFLRLARGDFDRSRIGNLESYLYRAAINAALDIIRARRDWRDVPLENAEPLPSKSLPSPERAHTSVEIKESLRRALGRLHPRTAEMFVLRYLEDFDNREIARMLNTSQAVVAVTLHRTRARLRKDLRAFMRGGL; translated from the coding sequence TTGGCAGCAGCGATGGAACACCCCGTGGCGATGCCGGCAGTTGCAGAGCTTGAAGACATCTTTCGCGCGCATCAAACTCGCGTTCTGAAGGCGGCCTACCGAATAACAGGCAGCCTGGCGGACGCTGAGGATGTCGCGCAATCTGTCTTCCTCCGGCTGGCCCGAGGCGATTTCGACCGAAGTCGCATCGGCAACCTGGAAAGCTATCTTTATCGCGCCGCGATCAACGCCGCTCTGGATATCATTCGGGCCCGACGTGACTGGCGCGACGTCCCCTTGGAGAACGCAGAACCATTGCCTTCCAAGTCCCTCCCCTCGCCCGAGCGGGCACACACATCGGTGGAGATCAAGGAGAGCTTGCGCCGAGCTCTCGGACGCTTGCATCCGCGCACGGCAGAAATGTTTGTGCTGCGCTATCTCGAAGACTTCGACAATCGCGAAATAGCCCGCATGCTGAACACTTCCCAAGCGGTGGTGGCGGTCACGTTGCACCGCACGCGGGCGCGGTTGAGGAAGGACCTTCGTGCGTTCATGAGAGGCGGGCTATGA
- a CDS encoding cyclic nucleotide-binding domain-containing protein: protein MATRESVSLDLTLVASPELQHELEQIGTPVSRPRGTVVFRRGEPNSGAFLIRKGGVRLFLRNARGIVISDRWMGPRSLLGLPSTFNQRAYSLDAEALEDVELISISSPALHDFVRDCSRGREVLEILAREVSAIQILAGQL from the coding sequence ATGGCAACTCGCGAGTCCGTATCTCTTGATTTGACGCTGGTCGCCAGCCCAGAATTACAGCACGAACTGGAGCAGATCGGCACTCCGGTCTCCCGTCCCCGGGGGACGGTAGTGTTTCGGCGCGGTGAGCCGAATTCAGGTGCTTTCCTCATTCGCAAAGGGGGGGTGCGCCTTTTTCTACGAAACGCCCGTGGCATCGTCATCTCCGATCGGTGGATGGGGCCTCGGTCACTGCTTGGCTTGCCTTCCACGTTCAACCAAAGGGCTTACAGTCTGGACGCGGAAGCGCTGGAAGACGTCGAACTCATCTCCATCAGCAGCCCCGCCCTGCACGACTTTGTCCGCGATTGCAGCAGGGGGCGTGAAGTTCTCGAGATTCTCGCTCGCGAAGTGTCCGCTATTCAAATCCTGGCAGGCCAGCTTTAA